Proteins from a single region of Alphaproteobacteria bacterium:
- a CDS encoding type III PLP-dependent enzyme, translated as MTRKIDTFLATRRPATPCLVVDLDVVARNYRRLTALFPGAHIFYAVKANPAPEILVTLARLECSFDAASLAEIKYCLAAGAPAGSIAYTNTVKKEADIAGAFERGVALFAFDSEAELQKLARRAPGARVFCRIQINNPGAAWPLGDKFGCSVEMAKDLLTQARELGLEPYGVAFHVGSQQRDSAQWDLAIAKTALMFTDLRERGIELKMVNLGGGLPAAYRDPVPPLDDFAELIDRSLRTHFGNHLPEVVLEPGRALVADAGILEAEVVLVSRKDYASDVRWIYLDVGKYGGLAETEGEAIRYAIRTPYDDTPEADDTGPVVLAGPTCDGADVLYREAGYRLPRALKTGDRVRLPGTGAYTTTYASVGFNGFEPLKSYYI; from the coding sequence ATGACTCGCAAAATCGACACATTCCTGGCGACGCGCAGGCCGGCCACGCCCTGCCTCGTGGTGGACCTTGACGTGGTTGCCCGCAACTATCGGCGGCTTACCGCACTCTTTCCGGGTGCCCATATCTTCTACGCGGTCAAGGCCAATCCGGCGCCGGAAATTCTGGTCACGCTCGCCCGGCTCGAATGCAGCTTCGACGCCGCCAGCCTGGCCGAGATCAAATATTGCCTGGCGGCGGGTGCCCCGGCCGGCTCGATCGCCTATACCAACACGGTCAAGAAAGAAGCCGATATCGCCGGCGCCTTCGAGCGCGGCGTAGCGCTTTTCGCCTTCGATAGCGAGGCGGAGTTGCAGAAACTGGCACGCCGGGCGCCGGGCGCCCGCGTCTTCTGCCGCATCCAGATCAACAATCCCGGCGCTGCCTGGCCGTTGGGTGACAAATTCGGCTGTTCCGTGGAGATGGCGAAGGATCTCCTGACGCAGGCGCGGGAGCTGGGGCTCGAACCATACGGTGTCGCGTTCCATGTCGGCTCGCAGCAACGCGATTCGGCTCAGTGGGATCTCGCGATCGCAAAGACGGCACTCATGTTTACCGATCTGCGCGAGCGGGGGATCGAACTCAAAATGGTCAATCTCGGCGGCGGCCTGCCGGCGGCCTATCGCGACCCCGTGCCACCGCTTGACGATTTCGCCGAGCTTATCGATCGTTCTCTGCGAACTCATTTCGGCAACCACCTCCCGGAGGTGGTCCTTGAACCAGGGCGCGCACTGGTCGCCGATGCCGGAATTCTCGAAGCGGAGGTCGTCCTCGTCTCCAGGAAGGATTATGCGAGTGACGTGCGCTGGATCTATCTCGACGTCGGCAAGTATGGCGGCCTGGCCGAGACGGAGGGCGAAGCCATCCGCTACGCGATCAGGACTCCCTACGATGACACACCCGAAGCGGATGATACCGGCCCGGTGGTTCTCGCTGGCCCCACCTGCGACGGGGCCGATGTGCTTTACCGGGAGGCCGGCTACCGCCTGCCGCGGGCGCTCAAGACGGGTGATCGTGTGCGCCTGCCGGGGACGGGAGCCTACACCACGACTTACGCGTCGGTCGGTTTCAACGGCTTCGAGCCACTGAAATCCTACTACATCTGA
- a CDS encoding M48 family metalloprotease, translating to MSHVRQPCAILLLAAAIVGALLTSLPRTADAQEGIGLVRDAEIENALESYLAPILPAAGLNPESVGLYIVNDPRLNAFVTGGQNIFVTTGLIMQAEDPSQVMGVLAHEAGHIAGGHLARTGDALQGATVVSLLGLVLGAAAAVAGRPDAAQALILGGQGLGQQAFFSYSRVQESAADQAALKYLDQAGISTKGLYEFISVLAQQELRLPGRQHPYMRTHPVTQERVDIIHNHLQKSPYRDESLRPELVETHERIRAKLRAFIEDPETTIRRYEDDRGFNGRYARAIAYYRDSKIDRSIEITDGLIRENPENPYLHELRGQILFENGRIAEAAESYQQAVALYPRNSLLRTALGQAQVATNDPALEAKSVVNLREAVRLEQDNAMAWYFLAVAEGRSGNMGLAALAQAEHALLIGKPGDARSFATRAQRHLDEHSPAWLRAEDILTALKAGRGRR from the coding sequence GTGAGCCACGTCCGTCAACCCTGCGCCATCCTCCTGCTGGCGGCCGCGATCGTCGGCGCCCTGCTCACATCGCTGCCGCGAACGGCGGACGCCCAGGAAGGCATCGGCCTCGTCCGGGATGCGGAGATCGAAAACGCGCTCGAGAGCTATCTGGCGCCGATCCTGCCCGCCGCCGGCCTGAATCCGGAAAGTGTCGGCCTCTACATCGTCAACGATCCGCGGCTCAACGCCTTCGTCACGGGCGGGCAGAATATTTTCGTCACCACGGGCCTCATCATGCAGGCGGAAGACCCGAGTCAGGTGATGGGCGTGCTCGCCCATGAAGCCGGGCATATCGCGGGCGGGCATCTGGCCCGAACCGGTGACGCCTTGCAGGGCGCCACCGTCGTCTCCCTGCTGGGGCTGGTGCTGGGCGCCGCGGCCGCGGTCGCCGGCCGGCCCGACGCGGCGCAGGCACTCATTCTTGGCGGACAGGGGCTCGGGCAACAGGCCTTTTTCAGCTATAGCCGGGTCCAGGAATCGGCGGCCGACCAGGCGGCGCTCAAATATCTCGACCAGGCCGGCATCTCGACCAAGGGTCTCTATGAATTCATTTCAGTTCTCGCCCAGCAGGAACTTCGCCTGCCGGGGCGCCAGCACCCGTACATGCGCACCCATCCGGTAACGCAGGAACGCGTCGATATCATCCACAACCATTTGCAGAAATCCCCCTACAGGGACGAGTCGTTGCGCCCGGAGCTGGTTGAAACCCACGAACGAATCCGGGCCAAGCTGCGCGCCTTCATCGAAGACCCCGAGACGACGATCCGGCGCTATGAGGACGACCGCGGCTTCAACGGGCGATATGCCCGCGCCATCGCCTATTACCGGGACTCCAAGATCGACCGGTCCATCGAGATTACCGACGGCCTGATCCGGGAAAATCCCGAAAATCCGTATCTGCATGAATTGCGCGGCCAGATCCTCTTTGAGAACGGCCGCATAGCCGAAGCTGCCGAGTCCTACCAGCAGGCGGTGGCGCTTTACCCCCGGAACTCGCTCCTGCGCACAGCGCTTGGCCAGGCGCAGGTGGCGACAAACGATCCGGCGCTGGAAGCCAAGTCGGTCGTCAATCTGCGCGAGGCCGTACGCCTCGAGCAGGACAACGCCATGGCCTGGTATTTCCTCGCTGTCGCCGAAGGACGGAGCGGCAATATGGGCCTCGCCGCACTGGCCCAGGCCGAGCACGCCTTGCTGATCGGCAAACCGGGTGACGCCCGCTCGTTTGCGACCCGCGCCCAGCGCCATCTGGACGAACACTCACCCGCCTGGCTCCGGGCCGAAGACATCCTGACTGCCCTCAAGGCAGGCCGCGGGCGGCGCTAG
- a CDS encoding aminotransferase class I/II-fold pyridoxal phosphate-dependent enzyme: MTVKISSRGRQVSPFIVMEVLRQANRRAVSGKDVLHLELGQPSEGPPAPVLAAAARALESGRFGYTEEAGYPELRQRIARHYGEFYDLDLSPDRVIVTTGSSGALMLAFLAAFDPGDRVALVTPNYPGARNALITLGLEPVLLEAGPAENFQPTVALLEAVGEPIQGLMVTSPGNPSGTVIAPHEMAALAAYCRDKGIRLISDEIYHGITYEAAAATAAALSDEAIVINSFSKYFTMTGWRLGWMVVPEDLVAPICRLIQNFYISPPTLSQDAALAVFDCRAELDGIVAGYRERRDLLLRELPKAGFNKFAAPQGAFYLYADVSNLTNDSVAFCERILNETGVAIVPGVDFDRERGQAYVRFSFSTSLEVVAGAVRRLIDWQKP; the protein is encoded by the coding sequence ATGACAGTAAAGATTTCTTCCCGTGGCAGGCAAGTATCTCCCTTCATTGTGATGGAGGTGCTGCGCCAGGCCAATCGGCGGGCCGTCTCGGGCAAGGATGTCCTGCATCTGGAGTTGGGCCAGCCCAGCGAGGGTCCCCCCGCGCCCGTGCTCGCCGCGGCCGCCCGGGCGCTCGAATCGGGGCGTTTCGGCTACACCGAAGAAGCGGGCTACCCAGAGCTGCGCCAGCGGATCGCGCGCCATTATGGCGAATTCTACGACCTCGATCTTTCGCCCGATCGCGTCATTGTGACCACTGGCTCGTCAGGAGCCCTGATGCTCGCCTTCCTGGCTGCCTTCGACCCGGGTGACCGGGTTGCGCTGGTCACGCCGAATTATCCGGGGGCCCGGAATGCCCTGATCACGCTTGGCCTAGAACCGGTGCTGCTCGAGGCGGGGCCGGCAGAAAACTTTCAGCCGACTGTCGCTCTCCTGGAGGCGGTGGGCGAGCCGATCCAGGGTCTGATGGTGACCAGCCCCGGCAATCCGTCGGGCACCGTGATCGCGCCCCACGAGATGGCGGCGTTGGCCGCGTATTGCCGCGACAAGGGCATCCGGCTCATCTCGGACGAGATCTATCACGGGATCACTTATGAGGCCGCGGCCGCAACCGCCGCCGCACTCAGTGACGAAGCCATCGTGATCAACAGCTTTTCAAAATATTTCACGATGACCGGCTGGCGGCTTGGCTGGATGGTTGTGCCCGAGGACCTCGTGGCGCCGATCTGTCGGCTGATCCAGAATTTCTATATCTCGCCGCCGACACTGTCCCAGGATGCGGCGCTGGCGGTCTTCGACTGCCGGGCAGAACTGGACGGGATCGTGGCCGGTTACCGGGAACGGCGCGACCTGCTGCTGCGCGAATTGCCGAAGGCGGGCTTCAACAAGTTTGCTGCCCCGCAGGGGGCCTTTTACCTGTATGCCGACGTGTCGAATCTGACAAACGACAGCGTCGCGTTCTGCGAGCGGATCCTCAATGAGACCGGCGTGGCAATCGTCCCCGGAGTCGATTTCGATCGGGAGCGCGGACAGGCTTATGTCCGTTTTTCCTTCTCGACCTCCCTCGAGGTGGTCGCGGGCGCCGTTCGCCGCCTGATTGACTGGCAGAAACCCTAG
- a CDS encoding ribonuclease E/G translates to MAKRMLIDAAHPEETRVVVADGNRLEEFDLEASTKKQIKGNIYLAKVTRVEPSLQAAFVSYGGNRHGFLAFSEIDPDYYRIPVADREALMAEQRRLHAEDDEMAEAGVAEPSESGSSPSGEEDGDDEAGGPAEADSGEAREDTAEDGGDEKSEEPDEESNGGEAALEIVGGDDAIDESQSSKPRQVRRYKIQEVIKRNQILLVQVVKEERGTKGAALTTYISLAGRYCVLMPNSPRGGGVSRKITSQRDRRRLKSLLEQLDVPEGMSVILRTAGLNRSKAELKRDFDYLLRTWDQIREKTLESTAPSLIYEEGTLIKRAIRDLYTRDIDEVIVEGEEGYRTAKDFMKMMTPSHAKRVQQYKDETVPLFHRHQIEDQLDAIHSPVVNLKSGGSVVFNPTEALVSIDVNSGRSTRERNIEETALKTNLEAADEIARQLRLRDLAGLVVIDFIDMEQNRNKHAVERRVKDAMKADRARIQVGRISPFGLLELSRQRLRPSVYESSGSTCPHCGGTGIVRSTEWSALQILREIEREGVQRRSRELTVFLPGRVALYLLNEKRHDLLTIEQRYDFKVHVETDPELIPPAFRFDRVKAEPDSARAPRDKRRERGAQPSEAKENQPAKATEAASEKSGSEDADQASRRRRRGKRGGRRRSRRRPAEEGLAAATTDERTTEPESSQDDAPDTSVSAPAHDETATTTARSAEAAPVVKAEPELESGPEPEPGPEPGPETEATAEEAKPKRRSRKSAKKAPAAPAAPAARTAKRPARKRRTKSAGKDADAEAKPGTAESGPAAPDKPAETGSGNGRDRDISTPADNGSSEPVVVKNDEPLPTTEDRGPKKSGWWNRGT, encoded by the coding sequence ATGGCTAAGCGGATGCTGATCGACGCCGCGCACCCTGAAGAAACCAGGGTTGTCGTAGCGGACGGAAACCGGCTCGAGGAATTCGACCTCGAGGCGTCAACAAAGAAGCAAATCAAGGGCAATATCTATCTCGCCAAAGTGACCCGGGTGGAGCCGTCGCTCCAGGCGGCCTTCGTATCCTACGGTGGCAACCGCCACGGCTTCCTCGCCTTCAGCGAAATCGATCCCGACTACTACCGGATACCGGTCGCCGACCGGGAGGCGCTCATGGCCGAGCAGCGCCGGTTGCACGCCGAGGACGACGAGATGGCCGAGGCTGGCGTGGCCGAGCCGAGCGAGTCGGGCTCCTCACCCTCCGGGGAAGAGGACGGGGACGACGAGGCCGGCGGACCCGCCGAGGCGGATAGCGGAGAAGCGCGCGAAGATACCGCCGAGGATGGCGGTGACGAAAAAAGCGAAGAACCGGACGAGGAGAGCAACGGGGGCGAAGCCGCCCTCGAAATCGTGGGCGGCGACGACGCCATCGACGAATCCCAAAGCAGCAAGCCCCGCCAGGTCCGGCGCTACAAGATCCAGGAAGTCATCAAGCGCAACCAGATTCTCCTTGTGCAGGTCGTCAAGGAGGAGCGTGGGACCAAGGGCGCCGCGCTGACCACCTACATCTCGCTGGCAGGGCGTTACTGCGTGCTGATGCCCAATTCGCCGCGCGGCGGCGGCGTGTCTCGCAAGATCACCAGCCAGCGCGACCGGCGGCGGCTGAAAAGCCTGCTCGAGCAACTCGACGTGCCGGAAGGCATGTCGGTGATCCTGCGCACGGCTGGCCTCAACCGCTCCAAGGCAGAGTTGAAGCGCGATTTCGATTACCTTTTGCGTACCTGGGACCAAATTCGTGAGAAGACGCTCGAATCGACGGCCCCATCCCTGATCTATGAAGAAGGCACGCTCATCAAGCGGGCAATCCGGGACCTCTACACACGCGACATCGACGAGGTCATTGTCGAGGGCGAAGAGGGTTACCGGACGGCAAAGGACTTCATGAAAATGATGACCCCGAGCCACGCCAAGCGGGTCCAGCAGTACAAGGACGAGACCGTCCCCCTTTTCCACCGCCACCAGATCGAGGATCAACTCGACGCAATCCACAGCCCGGTCGTCAACCTGAAATCGGGCGGCTCGGTGGTGTTCAATCCGACCGAGGCGCTGGTTTCGATCGACGTCAATTCGGGTCGGTCGACGCGGGAACGCAATATCGAGGAAACCGCGCTCAAGACCAATCTCGAGGCGGCGGACGAAATCGCCCGGCAGCTAAGGCTGAGGGACCTGGCCGGACTCGTTGTCATCGATTTCATCGACATGGAGCAGAACCGCAACAAGCATGCGGTCGAGCGTCGCGTCAAAGACGCGATGAAAGCGGACCGGGCCCGGATCCAGGTCGGCCGGATCAGCCCGTTCGGCCTGCTTGAGCTGTCCCGCCAGCGGCTCAGGCCCAGCGTTTATGAAAGCAGCGGCTCCACCTGCCCCCATTGCGGCGGCACAGGCATCGTGCGGTCAACCGAATGGTCCGCCCTGCAGATTTTGCGCGAGATCGAGCGCGAGGGCGTGCAGCGCCGGAGCCGCGAACTCACGGTCTTTCTTCCCGGACGGGTTGCCCTCTACCTGCTGAACGAGAAACGCCACGACCTGCTCACCATCGAACAGCGTTACGATTTCAAGGTGCATGTGGAAACCGATCCCGAACTAATCCCGCCGGCCTTCCGGTTCGATCGGGTGAAGGCAGAGCCGGACAGCGCGCGTGCGCCCAGAGACAAGCGCCGGGAGCGCGGCGCTCAGCCCAGCGAGGCAAAGGAAAACCAACCCGCAAAGGCGACCGAGGCAGCATCGGAAAAATCCGGGAGCGAGGATGCCGATCAGGCATCGCGGCGGCGGCGGCGCGGCAAGAGAGGCGGCCGGCGGCGGTCGCGGCGGCGCCCGGCCGAGGAGGGCTTGGCGGCGGCCACGACGGACGAACGGACGACCGAACCGGAGAGCAGCCAGGACGACGCACCGGACACCTCGGTCAGCGCGCCCGCACATGACGAAACCGCCACGACGACTGCCAGGTCGGCCGAGGCGGCCCCGGTGGTAAAAGCCGAGCCCGAGCTTGAGTCTGGTCCCGAGCCTGAGCCCGGGCCTGAGCCCGGGCCGGAGACAGAGGCGACGGCGGAAGAGGCGAAGCCCAAGCGCCGCAGCCGGAAATCGGCGAAAAAAGCCCCGGCGGCGCCGGCTGCCCCGGCGGCCCGGACTGCCAAGCGGCCGGCACGGAAGCGGCGCACGAAGAGTGCCGGAAAGGATGCGGATGCGGAGGCCAAACCGGGGACGGCAGAATCCGGGCCCGCAGCTCCCGACAAGCCGGCCGAAACGGGATCCGGCAATGGCCGGGACCGGGATATCTCGACCCCGGCGGATAACGGGTCGTCCGAGCCCGTCGTGGTCAAAAACGACGAGCCCTTGCCGACAACCGAGGACCGGGGGCCTAAAAAATCGGGCTGGTGGAACCGCGGAACCTAG
- a CDS encoding N-acetylmuramoyl-L-alanine amidase, with amino-acid sequence MFGVLRRLAILMTAAVLGLAVPVDGGAEPIPPGAPEVTSLRIGDHGTRTRIVLDVSQEISHKIFTLAEPYRVVLDFNELAWNLSDKTGEAAGGMVSGLRFGLFTPGTSRLVLDLEKPVRVDRVFTLKPNGGYPYRFVVDLEQISQAAFMREAGSTILGGSDPPAVATSTPVPPRPLGIRPGDKARAENARPVIVIDAGHGGVDPGALGKGGTKEKYVTLAMAKELARQLDATGRYEVVLTRDADVFLRLRERVARARRANADLFVSLHADSHPKSSTRGLSVYTLSEKSSDREAARLAARENKADLIAGVDLSRETDDVTGILIDLAQRETMNNSARFAGFAVKELSKSVRLLNRTHRFAGFAVLKAPDVPSILVEMGYLSNPSEEKNLGSARYRAGIAEGLVRGIDSYFSWKTALNRS; translated from the coding sequence ATGTTCGGTGTTCTAAGGCGCTTGGCAATCCTGATGACCGCGGCGGTGCTTGGCCTGGCGGTGCCGGTCGACGGCGGGGCCGAGCCGATCCCGCCCGGCGCGCCCGAGGTCACGAGCCTGCGCATCGGGGATCACGGCACCCGGACACGGATCGTCCTCGATGTCAGCCAGGAGATATCGCACAAGATCTTCACCCTGGCGGAGCCATACCGCGTGGTCCTCGATTTCAACGAGCTGGCCTGGAATCTGTCGGACAAGACCGGGGAAGCGGCGGGTGGCATGGTCTCGGGCCTGCGCTTCGGCCTCTTCACGCCCGGGACATCGCGACTGGTTCTCGATCTTGAGAAGCCGGTTCGCGTAGACCGGGTGTTCACGCTGAAGCCCAATGGCGGCTACCCGTACCGCTTCGTCGTCGATCTCGAGCAGATCAGCCAGGCCGCTTTCATGCGCGAGGCGGGCTCGACAATCCTGGGCGGAAGCGATCCGCCAGCGGTGGCGACGAGCACGCCGGTCCCGCCGCGGCCGCTCGGGATCCGGCCCGGCGACAAGGCCAGGGCCGAGAATGCCCGGCCCGTGATCGTGATCGACGCCGGCCATGGCGGGGTCGATCCGGGGGCACTGGGCAAGGGCGGCACCAAGGAAAAATACGTGACGCTGGCCATGGCCAAGGAGCTGGCCCGCCAGCTCGACGCCACCGGGCGCTACGAAGTGGTGCTGACGCGCGACGCGGACGTCTTTCTGCGCCTGCGCGAGCGGGTCGCCCGGGCCCGTCGGGCCAATGCCGATCTTTTCGTCTCGCTTCATGCCGACAGCCACCCGAAATCCTCCACACGCGGTCTGTCGGTCTACACGCTGTCGGAGAAATCGTCGGACCGGGAGGCGGCCCGGCTGGCGGCGCGGGAGAACAAGGCCGACCTCATCGCGGGCGTGGACCTCTCGCGCGAGACGGATGACGTGACCGGGATCCTGATCGACCTGGCGCAACGCGAGACCATGAATAATTCGGCCCGGTTCGCCGGGTTCGCGGTCAAGGAACTGTCCAAATCCGTGCGCTTGCTCAACCGGACCCACAGATTCGCCGGCTTCGCGGTGCTCAAGGCGCCGGACGTGCCCTCCATCCTCGTGGAAATGGGCTACCTGTCCAACCCGAGCGAGGAAAAGAACCTCGGCAGCGCCCGGTATCGCGCCGGTATCGCCGAGGGCCTCGTGCGCGGCATCGACAGCTATTTCAGTTGGAAAACCGCGCTCAACCGGTCATAA
- a CDS encoding penicillin-binding protein 1A — MRVLKNTFLVFILLALLGAGGALYVLYSFGRDLPDYAQLAHYEPPTVSRIHAADGRLVTEYARQRRSFVPIEAMPKRIIKAFLAAEDKNFYSHPGVDFLGIVRALVTNTMNSFRGTRPVGASTITQQVAKNFLLSNEVSVERKIKEAILAFRIERAFTKDRILELYLNEIYLGYGSYGVAAAALNYFNKSLDQLTVAEAAYLAALPKAPNNYHPVRARLAAVARRNWVIGRMVEEGFIEETAGELARRVPIEAVDREETEVVPAAYFVEQVRREISERFGHSALYEGGLSVRTSLHPKLQAYADSALMAGLRDYDRRHGWRGPVTNVGDQLATTGWRAALAAAEPPPGRGAWRMAVAIGIGETAVDIGLGDGSRGQVPLAELSWAREWRPEQALGPRVRRPADVLEAGDVILVEPVTEDGDGAPYPEGTYGLRQIPAVEGAIVALDPHTGRVLALRGGYSYEASEFNRATQARRQPGSAFKPFVYLAALEAGLTPSTLILDAPFVIDQGPGLGKWKPDNYSKTFYGPSPMRLGIEKSRNLMTVRLAQKIGMERVSETATRIGVVDHLPPVLSMALGAGETTLLDLTASYAIFVNGGKRVTPSLVDRIQDRHGQTIYRQDLRACPGCQTEPVANAESAVDDGAAVPRAANPASLPDIIDLREQVADPVAAYQVNAMLQGVVERGTGRRIRSLDKPLAGKTGTTNDSMDTWFIGFSPDLVVGVFVGFDTPRSLGERETGSNVAAPVFKSFMAKALADKPSIPFRIPPGVRLVRVDAKTGLPADGDSGDVITEAFRAGTEPERQQTVIGSGGPSPDSASPVGVGGLY, encoded by the coding sequence ATGCGCGTTCTGAAAAACACTTTTCTCGTCTTCATCCTGCTCGCCCTTCTCGGGGCGGGCGGCGCCCTGTACGTGCTGTATTCCTTTGGGCGCGATCTCCCCGACTACGCCCAGCTCGCCCATTACGAGCCGCCGACGGTGAGCCGGATTCACGCCGCTGATGGCCGGCTCGTCACCGAATACGCACGCCAGCGGCGCAGCTTTGTGCCGATCGAGGCCATGCCCAAGCGGATCATCAAGGCCTTTCTCGCGGCCGAGGACAAGAATTTCTATTCTCATCCCGGGGTCGATTTTCTCGGCATCGTGCGTGCCCTCGTCACGAACACGATGAACTCGTTTCGCGGCACGCGGCCTGTGGGCGCGTCCACCATCACACAGCAGGTCGCCAAGAATTTTCTCTTGAGCAACGAGGTCTCGGTCGAGCGGAAGATCAAGGAGGCAATTCTTGCTTTTCGGATCGAGCGCGCCTTTACCAAGGATCGGATCCTTGAGCTCTATCTGAACGAGATCTACCTGGGATACGGCTCCTATGGGGTTGCTGCGGCGGCGCTCAACTATTTCAACAAATCCCTCGACCAGTTGACCGTCGCCGAGGCGGCCTATCTGGCGGCGCTGCCCAAGGCGCCCAATAACTATCACCCCGTCCGCGCGCGCCTGGCCGCCGTGGCGCGGCGAAACTGGGTGATCGGACGCATGGTGGAGGAGGGGTTCATCGAGGAAACGGCGGGCGAACTGGCCCGGCGCGTACCGATCGAGGCGGTGGACCGGGAAGAAACCGAAGTCGTGCCGGCGGCGTATTTTGTGGAACAGGTGCGCCGGGAAATCTCAGAGCGGTTCGGTCATTCCGCCCTTTACGAGGGCGGGTTGTCGGTCCGCACTTCGCTGCACCCAAAGCTGCAGGCATACGCCGATTCCGCTCTTATGGCGGGACTGCGGGACTATGATCGCCGCCATGGCTGGCGCGGACCCGTGACCAATGTCGGCGATCAACTGGCGACGACGGGCTGGCGCGCCGCGCTCGCGGCCGCCGAGCCTCCGCCGGGGCGCGGGGCCTGGCGCATGGCCGTCGCTATCGGAATCGGCGAGACGGCGGTCGATATCGGGCTCGGGGACGGCTCGCGCGGACAGGTTCCCCTGGCCGAACTCAGCTGGGCGAGGGAATGGCGGCCGGAACAGGCGCTTGGCCCGCGTGTGCGCCGGCCCGCCGATGTGCTCGAAGCCGGTGATGTCATCCTCGTCGAGCCCGTCACGGAGGACGGCGACGGCGCGCCTTACCCGGAAGGGACGTACGGGCTTCGCCAGATCCCCGCCGTAGAAGGGGCGATCGTGGCGCTCGATCCCCATACCGGCCGGGTACTCGCGCTGCGCGGGGGCTACAGCTATGAAGCCAGCGAATTCAACCGCGCCACCCAGGCCCGGCGGCAACCGGGCTCGGCCTTCAAGCCCTTCGTCTACCTTGCCGCGCTCGAAGCGGGGCTGACGCCCTCAACCCTCATCCTTGACGCGCCCTTTGTGATCGATCAGGGGCCGGGGCTGGGAAAGTGGAAGCCGGACAACTATTCCAAGACTTTCTACGGTCCGAGTCCGATGCGCCTGGGCATCGAGAAATCACGCAACCTCATGACCGTGCGCCTGGCTCAGAAGATCGGCATGGAACGGGTATCGGAAACGGCCACCCGGATCGGCGTGGTCGATCATCTGCCGCCTGTCCTCTCCATGGCGCTTGGGGCGGGCGAAACGACCCTTCTCGATCTGACCGCGTCCTATGCGATTTTCGTCAATGGCGGCAAGCGGGTGACGCCAAGTCTGGTGGACCGGATCCAGGATCGGCACGGCCAGACCATTTATCGCCAAGACCTGCGGGCCTGCCCCGGGTGCCAGACGGAGCCGGTCGCGAACGCGGAAAGCGCGGTGGATGACGGCGCGGCGGTGCCCCGGGCCGCAAACCCGGCGTCCCTGCCCGATATCATCGACCTGCGCGAGCAGGTGGCCGACCCGGTGGCCGCCTATCAGGTCAACGCCATGCTGCAAGGCGTCGTTGAACGGGGCACCGGTCGGCGCATCCGCTCGCTCGACAAGCCGCTTGCGGGCAAGACCGGGACCACGAACGACAGTATGGATACCTGGTTCATCGGCTTTTCGCCCGATCTGGTGGTCGGGGTTTTCGTCGGCTTCGACACGCCGCGCAGCCTTGGCGAGCGTGAGACCGGCTCGAACGTGGCCGCGCCCGTCTTCAAGTCGTTCATGGCCAAGGCGCTTGCCGACAAGCCGTCGATCCCGTTCCGGATACCGCCGGGCGTGCGGCTGGTGCGCGTGGACGCCAAGACAGGGCTCCCGGCGGATGGCGATTCCGGCGATGTCATCACCGAAGCCTTCCGCGCCGGGACCGAGCCCGAGCGCCAGCAGACCGTGATCGGCAGCGGCGGACCATCGCCCGATTCTGCCTCGCCCGTTGGCGTGGGCGGGCTGTACTGA